Below is a genomic region from Drosophila kikkawai strain 14028-0561.14 chromosome X, DkikHiC1v2, whole genome shotgun sequence.
AATTGGAGATAATCGATTTTCTTTGATCCACTGATTGCCTGCTCTTATTATCCTGACTTCGAATTGGAACCTGCTGCCTTGGGAAGAACATGGACTCTCTGTCCTCGTTCAGTTCTGGTGCCTCGAAGACAGTGCGCTCCATGATGACAGTGCGCTTGGATCGCTTTCGCTCCACGCTGATCAGCTCGTCCTGGAAATCCTTGATGGCCTTGCGGAACTCCTGATCGCTCTCGATCATCATGAGAAACTGATCGGGATTGTCGGGATCGAGGTCAAGATCAGGAACACCGTCCTGGCCCTGACGCGCTGCCTCGGCCTGAAGCATTGTGCGACGCTTTAGTTTCATCTCCTCGACGCGAGCTTCCAGGATTTTGCTGCGCGAGATCTCACGCTCGAACATCTAagggaattaattaattagtaaaggataattaattaacaagTGAGAGAACCTACAGCTGCAATTAAAGCCTTCTCCTTGCCAGTGGCCGTGCGCATGGCCTCGTCCAGTGTTAGGATCTGCGTGTCTCCTTTCTCCAAAGCAACGGCCAGCAGATCCCCATCCGGACGAAAGACCACACTCTTGATGGGCACCCTAAAGTCTATGGAGAGTATAGGCTTTCGCTGGTGCAGCAGCAGATCCCAGAAATCCAAGACACCCTTGATATCCCCGGTCACAAACAGGGAACACCTTCCCGTGCTCCAGGCTCCGCACATAATTTGATTCCTTTTCCGAAAATACATGGTACTCGGGCCATCCTTAGCCTCCTCCGACCAGATGCGAGCTCGCCAATCCCCAATGACCAGGAAGTTCTTGACAAAAAACGGATTCCGATTGATGCTCCTTATGGGGCCGGCAAACAAAGGATAGTGGTTAATGAGAGCCTCCTGGGGAGTCATCCCCTTGCGATTGCCCACAAAGACATAGCCCATGTCGCTGCAGATGATAAACCGCACCGGAATGGTGTACTCAAATTCCAGCACCGTTACCCCATGTGCATTCATCCTGGACTGCGGCTCCTGCGGTTCCGGTTCAAGCAGCAGCTCCTGCAGTGGCATCTTCAGATCCCTGGTATCCCAGTACTTGATGGAACCATCCAGCGAACCCGAATAGAACTCCGTGTTAGACTTGGAGTGGACCCAGCAGAGGGCAGAGGTCTCCTCCCGGTGGGACACCTCCAAGGGGCATGAGCGCACCGGCTGCCCACCCCTGAAGGTATTCCACAGGCAGACCTGCCCCAAATGGGTGCCACCCACCATGTATGCCTCGTCCTTGGGACAGATCTTGGCCAGCTGGACGGGCTCGTGGCAGTCGTAGGTAATGCGCGGCCTCAGCGGATTCTTAACGTcccaaatataaaaaccattCTCATTGCCAATTGGCTCTTCAGCTAGGAGACGGACTCGCTGCTTGATCTTGCTTTGGTGTTCGGCGTCTCCGCCGCTGGAAGACGTCATCGGTTGATTGGTAAATTGAGCCATAAACTGTCGATTATTGTTGGGCATCCATTCAATGGAGGTCATCACCCTCGCAGGCAGCCAAAGATCATGGAACACATTCAAGATGCGCGCCTTGAAGGGCaacttgaggtcatagcccAGTTCGGGCGGCAAGTCGGCAAAGAAATTCTGATAGATATTGAGGGCATTATTCTGCTCAACCACGCCCATCATCTTCTTGATCATCTCGAGGACCTGCTCGCCCCAGCTATCGTCGCGCTCCACCTTCTTGCGATGGCGCTGCGTCTGCTCCTCATCCAGGGGGTTCACCTCCTTGGGCCACCCGCCCTCGTAGTGATACAATCCGCGCTCATCGTACGTCACATTCTCCGTTTCCATCACGCTCAGCGCCGTCTGGTTGCTCAGCTGGGTGGACATGGCTATGGGATTGCGCAGGATGTACTTGAGGCGCTGCTTGCCGCTGGGATGGATGCTGACCATCAGCTCGTTGCGGTCCTGGAAGAGACATTGCTGTCCAAAGCGACGACGCTCGCGGGTGTAGGCAAATTGGTTGGAGTACATGGTCCTCAGGGGGTCTCTCTCTTTTattacctttattttttttgtatttatatttatttttattttttttatttttaaggtttgTGTCTGTGTTGGGGTTTAGTTTAAGTTTAGTGGATTGGATTTGTGTGACATTTTcacatttattaatatttttctgtttgttttaagttttacatttaaatttctgtCAAACGGAAAAGTAACGGTTCAGTTTCAAATCGCAGCGGAGCAAGCATGGCGCTGCTATCGATAGTTAGGTGACAGTTAGTGGTGTGGCAATTGTTGACACTTATCGATTATGttgacatttttttataaaaaaaaattaggtaaaATATCCAAGtaaaaattctatatttaaatgcttactaaatataattatttaattttattcaaaaatagtTTGCAATTCCGTTTGAATTTCCCCAGAATTTCCATTTTCCGATTAATTGCCGCCTGAACTATCGCTCAAGTTTCGCTCGGTGTGACCGTTTTACCGATAGTCCCCGTGCCCGGCGCTGTGCCATCTCTAAAAGTCAAGGCAGCCGAGCAACAAAACACAGATGAAATCTGATTTCTGGCTGCTGGCAGATTGAATTTCAAAACGGAGCAACCGAGAAGCGTGCGACGAGCAATCGAAACCGATTCGCATCGAATCCGAGCACCGATCCCGCCATGCAAGCTAGCGATTCGACACCCGCGGCTGCTGCCGCCGTCGATGAGCAGTCGCTGGCAGCGAATACCACGACAACAGTCGCTGGCCAAGATGCGGAGAACAACAACCATAACgaaggagtaggaggaggaggaggagctgagGAATTAGAAGCGGAGGCTGAGGCGGAATCGGAAGCCACCTCGGCCGAGGAGCGCGAGGAACTGCAGCAGTTCATAAGCGAGCTGCGCGACAAGATCGAGAGCAAGCGCCAGTTGCGCCTGGAAAACTCCAACTTTGAGCTGCCCGGCGAGGAGCACTTTGCCCGCCTGGACTCCAACCTGAAGAAGAACACGGCATTTGTGAAGAAACTCAAGGTGTTCACTGCCACCCAGCTGGACGGGCTCCTGCGCGAACTGGCCGCCCTCAATCTAAGCAAATACATCTCGGAAATCTGTGCAGCTCTGGCGGAAGCCAAGCTAAAGATGACCGATGTCCCGGCTGTGGTCACCCTGGCCTCCCGCCTCCATCGCACCTATGCGGATTTTGATGTACAATTTCTGGAGGCCTGGCAGAAGGCGCTGAACATCAAGGCGAATGGCGAGAAGATAGGTAATCCCAGTAAGCTTCGGGTGGACCTGCGCCTCTTCGCCGAGCTGGTTAGCTCAGGAGTGATCCAAATGAAGCCGGGCCTGGCTCAGCTGGGCGTGGTTCTGGTCCATCTGATAGCCCAGGACAAGGATGATCATAGTAACTTCTCCATTATACTCTCCTTTTGCCGGCACTGTGGGGAGGAGTACGCCGGCTTGGTGCCCCAGAAGATGCAGCAACTGGCGAGCAAATATGGCGTGGAGGTGCCCAAGTCGGATTTCCTGACCGCCGACAAGCAGCTCAATCTGAGGACCATGCTCAAGGGCTACTTCAAGGCCCTGTGCAAGCATGTCCTGGCCGAGCAGGCCGAGCTGATGAACATGACCAAGAATATACGGCGGATTATGGAGTGCAAGGGTGAGATATCCACGGAGAAGCGCGAGAAATGCGAACTGATGCAGGCGGGCTTCGATAAGGTCCTGGCCTCGGCCCAATCCCTGTCGGAGCTGCTGGGTGAGCCGCTGCCGGAGCTGGCCAAGGAGTCGGAATGCTGCAATCCGGGCACAGTCATAGACAATATGCTGGACAGTGCTGCCTTTGGTGTGCTGGATCCTTGGGGTGATGAGGAGACGCGAGCCTTTTACACGGATTTGCCGGATTTGCGGCAGTTTTTGCCCAACTTTTCGGCACCAAAAGTGGATTTGGAGACTCTAGAGGAGCCCAGTGAGCTCACAGAGGAGGCCATTGAGGCGAATCTGGATGCAGAAATGGATATAGATGATCCGCCTTCGACCACATCGGATACTGGGTTGGATGTTGTGGCTCCCGAGGAGCTAACAGTGCCCGcagcaccagcatcagcaactCCCCCCTCCACCGAGGAGGTGAAGCCACAGAAGATGGGCAATGCCCTCATGGAGTTGggccgccagcagcagcagcaacagccccAGCAGAATCCTAGCCAGAGCACCTCCCAGACCCAGTTGCGTCAGCAGTTTGATGCCTTTCTGCTGAACCTCTTCAACTGCGTCAACAAGGAGCTTATTGACTCGGCGGCCATCGAGTTTTTGCTTAATTTCAACACGAAACATCAGCGGAAGAAGCTCACCCGCACCATCTTCTCGGTGCAGCGCACCCGTTTGGATATACTGCCCTATCTGTCCCGCTTTGTGGCCATCATCCATCTGTGCAACACCGACATGGCCGCCGATCTGGCCGAGCTGCTGCGCAAGGAGTTCAAGTGGCACATTCGCAAAAAAAACCAACTGAATATTGAATCCAAGCTGAAGATTGTCCGGTTCATCGGGGAGCTGGTCAAATTTGGTCTCTTCAAGAAGTTCGATGCCTTGGGCTGCCTAAAGATGCTGCTGCGCGACTTCCAGCATCATCAGATCGAGATGGCCTGCGCCTTTGTGGAGGTCAGCGGTGTCTATTTGTACAATTGCCGGGATGCCCGGCTCCTGATGAATGTCTTTCTGGATCAAATGCTGCGCATGAAGACGGCCACGGCCATGGATTCCCGCCACTCGGCCCAGATTGAGAGTGTTTACTATTTGGTGAAGCCACCGGAGTCATCGAAGCGGGAGGCGACCCCGCGTCCGCCCATGCACGAGTACATCCGTCATTTGATCTTCGAGGAGCTGTGCAAGCAAAATGTGGAGCGCTGCATCAAGATGCTGCGACGCATCGACTGGCAGGATCCGGAGACCAACAGCTATGCCATCAAGTGCCTCAGCAAGGCTTACCTGCTGCGCTTCCCGCTGATCCGCTGCCTGGCGGATCTGGTATCGGGCCTGAGCTCCTATCAGCCGCGTGCCGTGACCGTGGTCATAGACAATGTCTTTGAGGATATACGGGCGGGTTTGGAGATCCATTCACCCAGGATGGCTCAAAGACGCATAGCCATGGCCAAGTATCTGGGCGAGATGTACAACTACAAGCTGGTGGAGTCCACGCACATCCTAAATACCCTGTACTCGATTATATCGCTGGGCGTGTCCATGGACCAGAATGTGGTCTCACCCTTGGATCCGCCGGATAGTCTGTTCCGGCTGAAGCTGGCCTGCATGCTGCTGGACACCTGTGGACCCTATTTCACCAGCCAGGCCACGCGCAAAAAGTGAGTTACCTCTGGCTTCTAGGCTTAGTCTTTGTTTTCTACaggttttttcttttatatttcacAGACTGGACTACTTCCTGGTCTTCTTCCAGCACTATTACTGGTTCAAGAAATCGCATCCTGTGTTTAGCCGTTCGGAAAACACCTCCGATTTGTTTCCCATCCTGGTGGATCACACCTACCGCGACTGCCTGTCCAGTGTGAGGCCCAAACTGAAGCTGTACAAGAGTCTGGAGCAGGCCAAGGCGGCAATTGATCAGCTGCAGGATAAGCTATATCCCCAGctgaagagcagcagcagcagtagcctCAACTGTGGCGgtaacagcagcaacataGCTAGCCAGGATCCAGCCTTAACAACCATCAGCGAGATCAACGAACTGGAGGACAATGTGAGTTCTTTACAAAAtacctttttatacccttgcagggtcttaaggatccaattgcaaactgcaattgtttaaaaatatatttcatatataaatattatcgTTAGGTCACCGATGAGGAGGATTCTGCCTCCTCCAATGACCAGCGAGAGCGCCAGGTGGCTGGCAGCCAGGAGGTCGAACCGGAACAGGCCAATGATTGGACGGAGAATGAGACAGAGCCACCgctgccaccaccaccgccccCTGAGAAATCCAAGGAGGATCTGGAATTTGAGCAGATGTACGAGAAGATGACCACAGACTCATACCAGGAGCGCCTAAAGGAGCCACTAAAAGCCACCGCCAAGGATATACCAGTGCCGATGACGGCCCGCCTGCAAAAGAAGTCCTACGATCAGCTTAATGGCGGCTCCAGTCAAACCTCCTTGCAGATCTCAAAGGGAACCAGCGCCGTGGTGACGCACGAGGGAGCTCCAGGTGCTCCAGGCATCAACAGTGGCCCTGAAGCTCAAGTCGAGGGCAGCAAAtctggtggaggaggaggaaccaCCGCCGTGCCCTTTGTCCTAATGGTACGCGGCCACAAGGGCGGCAAGCAGCAGTTCAAATCCTTTGTGGCCGCCTCAGACTCCCATTTGGCCATCAATTTGAAGCGCCAGGAGCAGGCCATACgcgaggagaaggagaaggtcAAGCGCTTGACTTTGAATATAACAGAGCGGATTGAGGAGGAGGATTACCAGGAGTCACTGCTGCCGCCGCAACAGCGCAATTTTGGCCATCAAAGCTACTACCAGAAGCCGAACAAGCACAAGTTTAAGCACCAAAAGGGCGCCCCAGATGCGGATCTCATCTTTCACTGAGAAAACGGAACAAATGTGGCTGTAAGCTAACAGAGCTAAATTCTCCAGGGACTGCGATTGCGACTGAGGGCGGGGGTTAGGATGGAGGCTCCAAGAGCCTGCATAGAAGCTCCCAACCGAcaagcacacaaacacacctcAGAAATCGTACTTAAGCCCACTGAAAACTGAAGACAAGAAAAAGGCAGAAAAGCCAGAAAGCCCTCGCAATCGCAGCCAGCTCAAGCCATGGGGGGGTCATGGCACTCGCACTCGTACTCGTCCTCGATATTATCCTGTACATAATATAGAACAGAACAGAATGGAACGGAACAGCCTCTGCATCTAACATACGTAGAGGGAAACCCCAACCCTAACCGTAACCGTAAccatatatcttaaatattacaTAGTACGTACCATTGCCTAGACTTGTTTCGAAAACAGAACCTAATGTATACAACGATATAtaccacacacatacataaacagatattcatatacatatatatatccatctatatgcatgtatatatatatatatatatatatatattcggtGTACATAAACTGGGCATCCATGTTAAAtgtgtttgcaaatttaattgaCATTTTTTTGGAATTGGAAAATGGTCTGAAAATGAGTAAGAGAAAGGGAGGTTGGTTTTCTCTTTCTTGCCTTTTAAAAGGATTCAGAATTCTCttcataaaatgaaaaatactttttccacaataattttcttatttttcatcgtatttaaaaaaaaaagctgtttAAAAAAGTTTGCAAGTGTAAGAGTGAGATAGAGATATATTAGTtgtcttcttcttttttaaagGGTCCTAGAATTCTCTCCATAAGATACACTTTTTTTCTACAATAATTCTCGTATTTGAATGATTTTCTCAGcttaaaaaaatgattaaaaatagGATAGAGAGATTGGATGGgttttctctctgtctctctctcgctctctctctctctctctctctctctctctctctctctctctctctctctctctctctctctctctctctctctctctctctctctctctctctctctctgaaaGGACCCTCTTCCCAAATCAGAAATTAAACtccttttctttatatttttttttctcatttttatttcactaAAAATTAGCATCAAAACAATTGAATTTTTTCGACTTTTTAATTCNTTTTTcggttttttcctttttttattattaataaaaattactcAAAACACGTTCAAAAACCAACTCGTTTTCTTCTGCTACGCTTTAAAtatcttctttctttttttttttttttttgttaatcagTAATCAGtacaaatggcaaaaaaatatatatatgtatatatattcatatagtAGTATTAATTTACTATTAATGAACCGaagaaaattcaataattaaacaaaaaaacacacacaagagactaattattacaaaaaataaatgaaatgtataaaaacacaTTAGGTTCTCCTGttctttcttattattttctctggttttcctttttcgtttttccattttgtaaaaaagaattattataaaaatgattaaataaaaaaagggcgGCTACAATTAACAATTACAAGCTTAAATGTTAATAcgcttaaatattaatttttttaaagttagattttcttttcttttcttttttaatataaaacaaataggGGGAAAGAAATTTAAGAGGATAGCTGGGGGATGGTAACAGGCCTTCAattcttgaattttttaattaaaaaacaaaaaatacgcataaaaaaataaaaaataaaataaaatactataaaaaaagaacacaaaaTCATACATCATAATTCAAAATCGTTTGCTGGCGCTTCTTGTGTGTTGTTTGTATCTCGTGTGTAGCTTTGTTGTGCGTTGTCCTCCTGCGGGAAGctcttgtatatatatatatatttgtatatataaagtctaaaatatatatgttgttGCAAGGCACAAATCGTTTTGCTCGTTcatgtatatatagatattaaatatatatactaaatgGGGGGGCTGACTTAGTTTAGAAGGCGTTTTCAATGGCAGTTTGACTTTCGTGGTTCTTGCACCCTTCGTCGTTTCGATTTTGGTTATGaacatatatgtttatatatatatattggctGTTTGTGGGGGTTTCCTGTTAGTTTCTTCAAAAGCACAGACACGACGACGACACACGTAATTTTTCACTAATATTTAGCTTAGAGATGTTCATGTTCCGccttggtttttatatttttgattattttatttcatttatttgccCGCGTACATGGGGTTCTTGAAGGTGGAGGTGGCCTGCTTGTAGATGGGATTCTCGCCCTGCAATCAAAAGAAGATAGAGAAATATTCTTAGTTTTGatatattcatttataaattatttcctaTATACTTATACTGTGTACATACCGTATCCCACTTGGCGTTCATGCGCTCCTTCTCGAAGCGGGCAAACTCCCGCCGATCGTGGATGGTCGTGAGCAGCTTCCACAGCAGCAGAATGGCCAAACCGACCAGAACGATGGCTGCTATAACGCCCAGAACTATGCCCAGCATAAAGACCTTGGGCGGgcactccttctcctcctgggCATGAACAATGAGATCGCCCTGCTCGCTGTACTTGAACATAAACTTGCAGTCGTCCTCGTCAAAGAAGGTGCACATCTGCTCGTCCTTGTGCTCATCGATCACCACCTTGTCCACTCCCACAGGCGTAAATGTCGTGCAGTTGCGCAGACAATCGTCATTGTTCTTGAGGACGCCGGTATGATACATTTGGCACTGGACGCAGTCTTTTAACTCCTGACACCGCCCCGAACAGGTGGGGCACTTTTCACAATGCCGCCCGGAGTAGCGACCCTGATCATTAACCGTGCACTTGCAGACGCCACACTCGCAGGTGCCGTGACCCGAGCATATCTCACCGCCGCCCGGCGGCATGCAGGTATCATTGGAGGCCTTGCAGGCGCAACTGGTGCCCGTCCATCCAGGCTTGCAGATGCAACGTCCGCAGTCACAGATGCCATTATCCGGGCCAGAGCACAATTGGTTCTTGTTTCGCTCGCAGCTAAAGTTATCGCATTCGCAGAGCTTACCGGACACAACCTCCTCGGGATTGGTGCGCTTGAAGCATTCGCAGGAGCCGCAAACGCAATTGCCTCGGCCAGAGCAGTCCGTGGTGGTGGTATTATCCGCCCGACAGCTGGCATCGTTATTGATGGTGGAATTCATATCCGAGACGGAACACTCGCAGCTATTGCCGAAATGATGCTCATCGCAGTCACAGATGCCGCACATAAAGGTGCCAAAATTGTTGCAATGCCGCGAATGCTTCTCATAGCCTGTGGAGCCGGGCTGCTCGCAGGGACACGCGCACAGCATCTCCAAATGGATGAGCATGCTCTCGTTAATGCCCACGGGATAGATATTAATGTATTGATTCCAATCGCGCGGATCCTCCGGGCACTTGAGCACCTGAATCTGGGCAGTGAAGCTAACCTGTTGGCCCACCGTCAGGTTGTCACACTTGGAGGTCTGCAGCTCGGGACCGCCGCCCAAGCAGGATGAGAAATAGGTGATTTTCACATCTCCAGTTGCATTGTCCTTCATCTCCACCGATGAGGAGATTTTCTATtaacaaacatttttaaattagatttGTTTCCATTTTGGTTTCCTTTCCATACTCACCGCATATTCCTCCTTGACCAGATCCACCACATTGGATGAATCGTTCGATAGCACCGCCGCCGAAGAGCCCTGGATGTGTCCCCTTAGCTTCTCGTAGACAGAAATCTGATTGCTGGTCACCGCAAAGATTATGTTGATGGCATTCTCCTTGACCTTCTGATTGATCTGCGAAATGCTGGGATAATCCTGTACCGTCGAGTGCGTATACAAGCCCTGGGTATTCAGATGGCATTCACCATCGTTGGGTGCAATCACGCCGCCCAGCTTGCCATCGCCGGCATAATGGAAGCCAGCGTCCGTTGAGAACACAAGCAGTCGGCGGGCCTGTTCACGCCAACCCACCTGCTGGCGGCAAGCAATAGCCTGCATAATGGCATCGAAGCCACCCTCCGGTGCATCCAGATTACCAGACACGGCTGCCTCCTTTACCTCGGTCTGTCAGGGATATTTTGGAGTTTAAGAGGATTAGGAGGAGTCTTAAACACAAGTAGGGGTGGTGGTAGTTAGTTAGTTATGGTGATTGTGTTGGTTTAGGCAAGCGGGTTGAGGTTAAGGCAGGCAAGCAGCTCCTTTTGCTGGCACACATCCTGATTTTCCCGCAAGTTCTTTATGATTAATTGATCATTTATTTGGTTAGCAAACAAAGCTAATTGAAATCTTGAACCACCCCTTCATAAAAAGAAGTAACTTAGTACACAAAAAAAGTGTCTCAAGGCACATTTGCGGCCTATCAATATCtcaatatatcaatattttttcaatattacatttaagacaaatttgtttaattgttgtgttattatatggtatttaattcattaagctaacttaaGCCATTTCGCCAcaacaaatttttcaaaagTGGCTCGTTTTGCACTGAATAAAACTATGGCAAAGCTAATTTTTACAGAGACTACCAATGAATACCtggatacatatatatgtatatgtacccTATGATctatataaatagaaaattgaGTGATCATCCAATTTTTCGAATTTTACCCAGTTTTCTTTACCTATCCAAGAGTGTGCCAgcttataaacaataataaccAAACGACATATAAAATCTTAAGTTAACATTtatatatcgacgcattttcgcgaaagtatcgtatgtcgtaaaatccaattttacaggagaagcatttttgtgctttaatctcttaggaagcactatagaaaagacaaaattgaaacttaatttttatcggaactataggggttttagttataatatttcacagggtagtgagacattaggtgcccaacaattttgcattaaaatctcaatttcgaaaaaaagcgacaaacgatactttcgcgaaaatgcgtcgatatattaatatattattattatatattaatatactCATAATATTAGGCATGCCAGTAATTAATTACTTACATCATTCAGTAGGTTTACATAACACCATTAACAATGCAATACCAAAAccaaaatgcaaatcaaagaaataattgaattgaaataaTGTTAGAAAAATGTTGGAATAATAATGTGGATAATGGTCCCCAGCTGAGAGTTAAGTGCAAGGCAATCAGGCGATGAGGACGATGACCACTTACAGCGAATCTATATGTGTCCGTGCTCAAGCCCATGATGTTTCGATAGCCATAGGGAGCATCGCAGTTGGGGCAGGGCTCCAGCAGGCTagtattttagttttaaatttcggaTATCGGATTATCGAATTCGGGCAATTGTTCGAATAcaatacaaatacatatatatagatggatgagtgaaaataaaaagagatagagagagagagagaagcaaacgaaaaaaaaagaaaggataAATACGGTTTTTGTTGACAACATCGATTGGTGCAAATAATTACGATATAGttacgatatatatatatacgatatATAGTAGGAGTGTCGAGAGAGATGTGCTGAGATCCTGCTCACCAGCAAACACATACACAgtacacacagagacacaaaCTTAGGGCTAAGGCTTAATGCATAATGGATATATCTGAGAGattgcaataataataataataataataatgataataataataattaattataataataataatgaataataatagctataataataatacgaAATACCCATAATAGAGACACAAGCACAAGGGGTACAGTGAGTGGAGTGAGGGAAGGACACATGCACAGTGTGACTTGGAATGGGGTTCTACGGGTGGAGAGGGGGGTGGCAGGCAGGCACCGGATATGTGTGGTATGTTGCATGTATGCAATGGGTTAAAGCAAGTATTATTCGTCGTCTCTTACAGAAAAGCTTTCGGTGTTATTGTTGAGTGGCATGTGATTG
It encodes:
- the LOC108074236 gene encoding dynein intermediate chain 3, ciliary, which gives rise to MYSNQFAYTRERRRFGQQCLFQDRNELMVSIHPSGKQRLKYILRNPIAMSTQLSNQTALSVMETENVTYDERGLYHYEGGWPKEVNPLDEEQTQRHRKKVERDDSWGEQVLEMIKKMMGVVEQNNALNIYQNFFADLPPELGYDLKLPFKARILNVFHDLWLPARVMTSIEWMPNNNRQFMAQFTNQPMTSSSGGDAEHQSKIKQRVRLLAEEPIGNENGFYIWDVKNPLRPRITYDCHEPVQLAKICPKDEAYMVGGTHLGQVCLWNTFRGGQPVRSCPLEVSHREETSALCWVHSKSNTEFYSGSLDGSIKYWDTRDLKMPLQELLLEPEPQEPQSRMNAHGVTVLEFEYTIPVRFIICSDMGYVFVGNRKGMTPQEALINHYPLFAGPIRSINRNPFFVKNFLVIGDWRARIWSEEAKDGPSTMYFRKRNQIMCGAWSTGRCSLFVTGDIKGVLDFWDLLLHQRKPILSIDFRVPIKSVVFRPDGDLLAVALEKGDTQILTLDEAMRTATGKEKALIAAMFEREISRSKILEARVEEMKLKRRTMLQAEAARQGQDGVPDLDLDPDNPDQFLMMIESDQEFRKAIKDFQDELISVERKRSKRTVIMERTVFEAPELNEDRESMFFPRQQVPIRSQDNKSRQSVDQRKSIISN
- the Upf2 gene encoding regulator of nonsense transcripts 2; its protein translation is MQASDSTPAAAAAVDEQSLAANTTTTVAGQDAENNNHNEGVGGGGGAEELEAEAEAESEATSAEEREELQQFISELRDKIESKRQLRLENSNFELPGEEHFARLDSNLKKNTAFVKKLKVFTATQLDGLLRELAALNLSKYISEICAALAEAKLKMTDVPAVVTLASRLHRTYADFDVQFLEAWQKALNIKANGEKIGNPSKLRVDLRLFAELVSSGVIQMKPGLAQLGVVLVHLIAQDKDDHSNFSIILSFCRHCGEEYAGLVPQKMQQLASKYGVEVPKSDFLTADKQLNLRTMLKGYFKALCKHVLAEQAELMNMTKNIRRIMECKGEISTEKREKCELMQAGFDKVLASAQSLSELLGEPLPELAKESECCNPGTVIDNMLDSAAFGVLDPWGDEETRAFYTDLPDLRQFLPNFSAPKVDLETLEEPSELTEEAIEANLDAEMDIDDPPSTTSDTGLDVVAPEELTVPAAPASATPPSTEEVKPQKMGNALMELGRQQQQQQPQQNPSQSTSQTQLRQQFDAFLLNLFNCVNKELIDSAAIEFLLNFNTKHQRKKLTRTIFSVQRTRLDILPYLSRFVAIIHLCNTDMAADLAELLRKEFKWHIRKKNQLNIESKLKIVRFIGELVKFGLFKKFDALGCLKMLLRDFQHHQIEMACAFVEVSGVYLYNCRDARLLMNVFLDQMLRMKTATAMDSRHSAQIESVYYLVKPPESSKREATPRPPMHEYIRHLIFEELCKQNVERCIKMLRRIDWQDPETNSYAIKCLSKAYLLRFPLIRCLADLVSGLSSYQPRAVTVVIDNVFEDIRAGLEIHSPRMAQRRIAMAKYLGEMYNYKLVESTHILNTLYSIISLGVSMDQNVVSPLDPPDSLFRLKLACMLLDTCGPYFTSQATRKKLDYFLVFFQHYYWFKKSHPVFSRSENTSDLFPILVDHTYRDCLSSVRPKLKLYKSLEQAKAAIDQLQDKLYPQLKSSSSSSLNCGGNSSNIASQDPALTTISEINELEDNVTDEEDSASSNDQRERQVAGSQEVEPEQANDWTENETEPPLPPPPPPEKSKEDLEFEQMYEKMTTDSYQERLKEPLKATAKDIPVPMTARLQKKSYDQLNGGSSQTSLQISKGTSAVVTHEGAPGAPGINSGPEAQVEGSKSGGGGGTTAVPFVLMVRGHKGGKQQFKSFVAASDSHLAINLKRQEQAIREEKEKVKRLTLNITERIEEEDYQESLLPPQQRNFGHQSYYQKPNKHKFKHQKGAPDADLIFH